The Rosa chinensis cultivar Old Blush chromosome 7, RchiOBHm-V2, whole genome shotgun sequence DNA segment catttttattttccaaagtattcttctttttacaTGGAGTCACCTCTCTAAcacagaaaaataaataaataaacaaccTCAAACAACTTCGTTTTACACTCAAAATTTTTTTCCGGTTACTGAGGAGAACCTGTGGGACAAAATTCAGCAGGGATGAGGAGTAACAATAATATTGAGAGACCTTATAAAGGTTGGAAACATAACTTGCAGACTTCAATTGACAAATAATCAATTATACGACCAGTCAGAAGAGTGATGCTTGCAATAGAATTTTCTTGAAAAACTCCCTTCACAAATCCTTGCACCAGTAGGCTCCGGCAAGTATGTTGACTCTTGAATGTTTTCTTCAAAAGCACCCTTCAGCCTGTCATCCAATGCACAAGAATCACAAAAGTCTGGGGACATATCAGCAAGCATGTAAATCATCAGTTATGGAGGACAGTCCTCCAAGGAAAGTCCGCCTCACATATCAATCAAATAAGCTTttgggataaaaaaaaaaaaaaaaggcctgaATTCTGGACTTTCAAAGATTCAAGTAAATCCCAATAACCCCTAACCGTATTAAGTATCATTCATAcaaattatagagaagcaactGCAATTCTCTAAGAAGATAATAAATTCAATGTTTAAAAAGGCAACCGATCAATCAGTTACCACGCCCATAGAAATAAAAAGAACCCTAAACTCTGATCCACCTATGTAGCAAAGCTCAGGGGATCTTTACCAGGTAGTACATGGCATACCAGCAATAAGAAAGAATTACTCCAGAGGAGTTAAAAGATAATATATAAAAGAACAATTGCGCTGGACAACAGTTGAGCAAACTGTGCAGTAATTTGAAGTGATGAATCTTTAGTTTGCACAATCATATTTTGGACCatgtaaatgataatgataacTTGATAGAATTGTTTCTGTATATATTATGTACACTTTGTCTTTACAACTATTTCTATATACAAAGAAGAGTAAATGGTGAACAAATACTACACCTTATTCTTCAGTAGGTTACCTATTATGGGTATTTACAGTCATCTGCACATAGTGCAAATGCAACAATCTACACATTTTCATTAACTTAGTTACAATGAAATTTACAGGCATATACACAATCTGACCTGTATCAGATCTAAACCTTCCATAGAGGACGAAGTTTATGGCTTCTCCTAACAGTACCAGCTGGTGAGGGACTATTTTCTATCTCCTTGAAACTCTCAATTGGATAGACATCCCAACCACCATCTCTCCAGTATGCAGAATAAACTTCCGGGATATGTGCTACTTCTCCATAATCCTCACCTTCCCCATCTGGCCGCAGTTTTGAGATTAATTCATACGGCATGTCAAAGAACTGAAGTGATTTTAGTTTGGTAAGGTTTTCAACTCCTGATGGTACCCTCTTCAACAACTTGCATCGTTGGATTGTCAGCCTTTCAAGGCATGGCATTGCTCCCTTCTCCACCTTCACACAACTGAGCTTGTCAAATTTGTCAAGACCCAATACCTTAAGCTTTTTAAATCCCCCACCCTTAAATGACAACATGTCACTATCACAAGTATGAAGCAATTCAAGATGAACAAGATTCGGCAAATCTTGAAGAAGTACCATCGGGTCATCCTTTAATTGACTCCACTTCAAAAATAACTTAACCAAGCTATGCAGTGAAGGTATCCAACTTGGTAACTCTTCCAAACGACCTGTCAGGTATAGTCGTTCAAGAAACGGAGGAGGGGAAGACAGGTGTTGGAGATCAATTATCTCATTCTCTCCTGCAGAATTTACAGAAAATGAACGCAGCTTGGTCAAACTTTTGAGCGATAAGCACAAAGCTAATCCATCTTCTTTTCTCAATTTTATAATTCCCAACCTCCTAAGTTGCTTGAGCTTAGCTAACTCCCTGACTGTCATTCCACAACCTTGATTTGCCTCAATAAAACAGAGCTTTTGCAGGGACAGAAGATCTCCTATACTTGAGAGGACCTTAAAGCCAAACTTGGAATAAAAGTGTGCATAAGATTCAATCTTAAGATGATAAACCAGGAGGTGGCGAAGTTTTTGGAGCTTTAATATCTCAACAGGCAACTCAGAGACATAAGTCTTTTTAAGATCCAATGTCTCCAGGTTCTGCAGATTCCCTATGCTTCTGGGAATGACTTTCACCTGAGTGTTCCTCAAGCTTAGATAACTTAAATAAAACAGGTCAATGATTTCTCTTGGAAATGTCTTTATAGGTGCAGCTTCTATATCTAACACCCTAAGCAACCTAAAGCCATTGGAAAGATTTTTATGCATGGATGACCTTGAAACCGCCCCAAACATAAACAAGGAACGAAGTTGAGGAAATGACCTGCTTTGTTGTACAGTTTGCAATACATTATGTATTGACAAGCGCCGAACTCTATCAGGCCAGATTGTGTTGTGCTCCTTCATTATGGCTGCAAAGTTTTGATCCCTTGATTTTGAGACAATAATCTCTCGCAAAAGGTCATGGATGCGGTAAGTTTTGACCCTTCCATCACTTGTTGTGTCTCCCACAAGCATCAAACTTCTGTTCAACAGCTCCTTGAGGTAGTCCTCAGCTACTTCCTCCAATGTTCTTCCTTCTCTAGCTTCAACAAATCTTTCTGCTATCCATACGCGAATGATTTTCATATGCTTAATCAGATGGCCCTCTGGAAAGACGCTCAAGCACAAAAAACATGCCTTCAGATTATAAGGCAAATCATTAAAACTGAGAGAAAGGACTTTCTTCAAATCCTCAAGTTTATCATTGCCATGAATTTCAGCTCCAAGACTACGGCAAATCAAATCCCACTCATCTATTCTGCGGCAGTCTTTTGTTGCCAAAACACCACTTATTGCTACAATTGCAAGGGGCAAACCCTCACACTTTTTTAGGATATCTTTACAGAATGATTTCAAATAAGAAGGGCATGACTTCCCCCGAAATGCCTTCCTACTGAACAGACTCCAAGACTCCTTTGCACCCAAGGGTTTCACCTCATGGATATGACCTTCGGATTCTGAGCAAGAGGTGGATGCTACATCAGATTTACGTGTAGTGATCATGACTCTGCTGCCAAGCTTCCCATTAGGAAAAGCATATTTGACAGTCTCCCATACATTGGTGTGCCAgacatcatcaagaacaatcaGGTACCTCCTTTTTTGCAGCAAGTTTTTGATTCTCTCTTTCAATTTATTGTTATTCATGCCATCTACACCTTCTGGAACAGCCCTCCCAAATTCTGAATAGAGTTTGCGAATGATGTCTCTAAGGAGATCCTGTGCTTCAAAAGACTGAGAAACTGTGATCCACGCACGGGGTTTGAAACGTTTCTTCACTTCCACATCATCATAGACTTTCTTCACCAAGGTGGTTTTCCCCATACCACCCATTCCTGTCACTGAAACTACTTCACGTCCAGAGTCACCCTTGACCAGCCGGCTGACCAGTAGGTTTTTCGGCTCGTCTATGCCCACAACATCAGTATTGTCTAAAAGAAGAGCATCCTCTCGCCGATCATGCCATGTGCTACCTGTTGGAAATCAAGTaatgaagaaagaaaggggGGGGAAAGACTAATATACTAACCTAGCACTTTGAATATCTGTCTTTTAGTATAACGAGAAGAGTTTCATATGTTTCATCACCGAGAAAAAGGAATATGAGTAACTAATCCATTTTCTATCCAGATCCAGACAATATACTTTTCATGTTGTGCTCTTAAAAACCTAAGATGACAAACTATAATAAGGTTGAAGTTAACCCGTCCTCCGGCACCTTTCTAACCGGGCTATCTACAGTTAGTTGATGTCATCCAATTTACTCACGTGGTCTGCTTCAGCAAGTCTAACTAGAGATGCTATCATTATATCAGATGAGTGGATAAAATAGCATGGGGGCAATACATAAATGGGAATATCGAAATTCCATCAACAGCACAGATGAACTTTAAATAGGACGAGAAAATTTTATCTAGAGTATCTTAAACAAATATCACAAACAAAATCACTTTTAATCAAGCTGCCTGGAGCAATATCAATTTAGGGTTGAAATCACCTCTTTAAGTATACAAAGCTACAGGGCAGTGAAGTATTACCTGAACTGGTAAAAATGGAGCCGTTTGCAGCAGCATCAAGTTTAGGAAGAAGTCTTTTTTGCACAGCAAAGATCTCTTTGATCCGGGTGTTGATGCTCTGTAACTCCTTGGCAACCCGATAATAAGCTTTCAGGTTCTTAACACAGCAAGAAAGCAAGTCTAAAGTACAATATAGTTGGTGCACATGATTGTTATGTGTTTGGAGGAGTGTAAATTCATCTATAACATCTTCTGCATCATGAGCAACATCTCGTATCTGCTTAACCCATACTTTGAGTTCTTCATCACTTTCTTCCATTGCGTCTGCATTCTTCAGAAAGGCCTTCATGTGCTCCAATTCCCCATTTAGGTAAATGAGTTCTTCTCTAACCCCTCTCCAGAGTTGAACTCCATTTGCGAGAAAAGGAGAAATCTTGTTCAGTAGAAAGCTGACTGCACTTTCTGACATTCACTCACTAGGTTACTGTGCAGTCCAAAGGGACTTCAAGTATTTTGGtgattttgtttatatatagagGTAAGAAGTCCTCTGTGTTGCCTTTTAGCATACGCAACAATTTTAGGAACTGGTGTCTCAATAGCTTCACCAAGAAGTTACGAGTAAAAAAAATGACTACAAAATAAATAGTTAATAGTGATTCAGAGTTTTCGGCGACTTGGTCACCAAAAGATAATGTTATTTGTTCATCTggtatatattaaaaaattaaactatgatatgaaaattacacttaTAACTCCACCAGAACAAGGAAATAAGTTCATACGACAAATCCAGGCTATACAGTAAAAGAATTgaaacaataaataaatgaaaacaaCAACATATGAACCATCACTAGCAAGTATATGGAATTTTGGCTTCAAAAAGTCTAAAACACTATATGAATGCACAAGATTAATATGAATTTAAAAGAGCAGTTGATTCTTTGTGCCTGAGAAGTTTACCAGAAAGATAAATGAGCAAAAAAATTTACCAGCAAAGAGTCTATGTATGGCTCATATTAACGCTTATAACTTCTACCTCACCCGGTAATCAACAATGTGCATATACACATGCCAATCACCCTGCGATTAAAGTCTATTTAAACAGTATATCTTCTGATATTCACAAGAGAGGTAGACTCTAAAGATTATGCTAAGTTTACCATTGAGATAAAAGAACAATATAATACCAGCCAAGAGTTCCTGTATTCTCAACTATCAGTTCTTACTTCAAAGTTAAAACCTGCACAATATTCCCAGAAAGATCCTGAGAAGTGATAAAGCCTACAGTCAAGCACGGTGTGAACAAGCCTAAAGTCCAACCTCATGATGAGGGTAAACACCAACCATATATTCTCTTCCTCACTGAAATGACCACATTCTTTTAGCTAGTGGCTAATCAAAATACGCTGCAAGACAAAGACTTCGGTGTATATTATTAATGGCGAAAGGGCAGTCAAGCATCCCCTCGGAgattcttgaaattttctggCGTCTATATAATACTTCACTAGATTTCTTTGTCTGATTCATGTTTCTAGAACTCGACTTTTTCGGCACTCAAAAATACTTACAGAGCAACAAGACGTAACCAATTTCCATTCCCAAGTTACCAAGTACATGACTAGTGTGGACATATCTACTACAAACCTCAATGTTTTATTCATGATCTTGCGTACGGAAGGACTCctcttctataaaaaaaaaaacaaaaaacaaaaaaaaacaaaatgctaAGCTACTTTCTCCTCTCCCACCAAGAAAATACTGACTCTTTCTCTTTGGGAACAAAGTGGTCCTTAATTTTTCTGTCGAATCTAAAAATAATTCATCATCTCGTGTCGATTGTAATTTTCCTTCACAAATCTTTGTGAGACATTACATCGAACACTTGGGCGTGCGTGGCCACTCGGCGGCTTTGTTGACCAGAAGGAAAGGCCAAAAGAGATGTCATTGTTAAATGAAAAACGCGCCGGGAAGCGTAAGGCATTCAGGAGATGAGATTCGTTACGAAACTAGtaaacttcacagaagatggaAGATGAATGAGCATGGAACACGAGCATACCTCTCATAGTCTCCTTCATGGAAATGATGATGGGCTATCACTCGACTACTCCATAGAGCTTCTTCACAGCCAAGCCAAGTAGATAATATTAGATTTGGGTGAGGAGCTGAGAACTAGTCTCTCCTTAAGATAAGAGTTGACGAAGGGAAGCAGTGAAAATTAGCTAAACCCGAAACCGAAAAGGGTAAAGCCGTAAAAGGTACAGTTTTGCCATACAGAGAGGATGAGTTTACTGTTTACACACTACGGTCTACCGGTGTgcagaaaaaccattgaccgaATACACCAAGTTTTGGTTTCGTTTGGTTTTTTATCTAAAAAAAATACGAGGATTGAGAATCAATTTAGTTTGGCCCACGAGTTACACAAATCGATTATAACTGAACtaaattgtgtttttttttttttttttctttggtaagAGAGAACTATCATTATAACTATCAGAACAGCAAAAATACATCAGCTCCACAACTTGGATCATGTCTCTAGAGTAGAAAATAATACTTCAATTCAAGtaattcgatgattctattTATCCCACAATCGAGGTGTACTTGTATACTCTAATGGGAAATAATCTTTCTATAATTACAGGAAATCttaatcctaattacatacggaTTTACAGCGATTTTACACTctctcaagttggtgcatagatgtcatCAACTAACTGCTCCTTTGAGTTTACAAATAGAAAGCAATTAACCTTTCTGTCaatattttctttaataaaatgatagTAAATTAAACTCCAAATgatttgttctatcatgctgaactggattatgtgcaatctcaatgacagctgtattatcacaatgcaaatccatatgCCTTTTTAAGCCTGTAACCCAGGTCTTTTAGGACATTACGgatccataacatttcacagactccatgtgccatacctcgaaattcagcttatgcacttgatctggcaacgactttctgctttttgctacgccaagtgacaaggttccctccaacaaaagtgaagtacccataTGTAGAACGTCTTTCAATTTTATCACCAGCTCAATCTGCATttgtgtacccaacaacttccaattcaccttttttttttttctcaaacagtaaCTCTTTACCTTGCgccatcttcaagtacctcaaactacgaaagactgcatccatatgcacTTCACTAGGACAACGCATAAACTGCCTAACAAAACTCacaacataagcaatatcaTGTCTAGTATGTGatagataaatcaaccttcctacaagatgttggtaccttcctttatcagttggaacttgatcaggataaatagcAAGTCTATGATTTATCTCAATGAGTGTCTCGATtggtctgcagtccagcatccccgtttcagcaagtaaatcaaggacatacttcctctgtgaaagtgaaatccccttcttagacctaacaaattcaatacccagaaaatacttcagtttcccagatccttcatttcaaactctttTGACATATACTTTTacaattcattcatctcttttGGATCATCCCCtataacaatcatgtcatcaacatacacaataagagctgtaatcttaccattcttgcatTTGATAAATAAGGTATGGTCAAAATTGCTCTTTCTGTATCCAAATGCTCTCAtagactttgaaaatcttccaaaccaagctcttggagattgctttaggccatacaaagacgtcttcaatttacacaccttgccaacgtcactcgggtaattcttaacacctgggggcacatccatgttcacttcttcctccaaattcccattaagaaatgcattcttcacatcaaactagtgcaagggccaatctttgtttgctgcaagtgagattagaatccggacaaTATTGATCTTTGCCAAAGGTGCAAAAgcctcctcataatcaatcctatagcgttgtgtatatccctTGGAAACCAACCTTGCCTTGTATCCATCAATAGTTCCATTGGCATTAagtttcacagtaaacacccaacgacatcttatagtcttctttccaaccggcataggtactagctcccatgttgcattcctctgaagagcttccaattcttcattcatcgcctttgtccattttgaatccgtcaatgcatcctgcacattactaggaatagatactgtagataattgatcaacaataaGTGCATGTAACCccgaaatcctatggttagacataaagttagctatagggtatttagctttggctttgatatctgattcatattgtttcttaggatttccctttgtgatttcctaggttcgtcactttctaacccagaagactcattaaagtttaagggtacctgaggtggatcattctgagtgggatcttcagttggtgatgtagaagggggaatatctttgTGTGAGCTTCaaatacgtcttgattttgatctAAACTATCCAAAAAATTGTCTCATGAAACGATCGATTGCCAGGGATCGACCAAACAATCGATTGTTTGGCTATTGGAAATTTCTACCTGTTGAAG contains these protein-coding regions:
- the LOC112180364 gene encoding disease resistance protein RPM1 isoform X1, coding for MKETMRESAVSFLLNKISPFLANGVQLWRGVREELIYLNGELEHMKAFLKNADAMEESDEELKVWVKQIRDVAHDAEDVIDEFTLLQTHNNHVHQLYCTLDLLSCCVKNLKAYYRVAKELQSINTRIKEIFAVQKRLLPKLDAAANGSIFTSSGSTWHDRREDALLLDNTDVVGIDEPKNLLVSRLVKGDSGREVVSVTGMGGMGKTTLVKKVYDDVEVKKRFKPRAWITVSQSFEAQDLLRDIIRKLYSEFGRAVPEGVDGMNNNKLKERIKNLLQKRRYLIVLDDVWHTNVWETVKYAFPNGKLGSRVMITTRKSDVASTSCSESEGHIHEVKPLGAKESWSLFSRKAFRGKSCPSYLKSFCKDILKKCEGLPLAIVAISGVLATKDCRRIDEWDLICRSLGAEIHGNDKLEDLKKVLSLSFNDLPYNLKACFLCLSVFPEGHLIKHMKIIRVWIAERFVEAREGRTLEEVAEDYLKELLNRSLMLVGDTTSDGRVKTYRIHDLLREIIVSKSRDQNFAAIMKEHNTIWPDRVRRLSIHNVLQTVQQSRSFPQLRSLFMFGAVSRSSMHKNLSNGFRLLRVLDIEAAPIKTFPREIIDLFYLSYLSLRNTQVKVIPRSIGNLQNLETLDLKKTYVSELPVEILKLQKLRHLLVYHLKIESYAHFYSKFGFKVLSSIGDLLSLQKLCFIEANQGCGMTVRELAKLKQLRRLGIIKLRKEDGLALCLSLKSLTKLRSFSVNSAGENEIIDLQHLSSPPPFLERLYLTGRLEELPSWIPSLHSLVKLFLKWSQLKDDPMVLLQDLPNLVHLELLHTCDSDMLSFKGGGFKKLKVLGLDKFDKLSCVKVEKGAMPCLERLTIQRCKLLKRVPSGVENLTKLKSLQFFDMPYELISKLRPDGEGEDYGEVAHIPEVYSAYWRDGGWDVYPIESFKEIENSPSPAGTVRRSHKLRPLWKV
- the LOC112180364 gene encoding disease resistance protein RPM1 isoform X2; the encoded protein is MSESAVSFLLNKISPFLANGVQLWRGVREELIYLNGELEHMKAFLKNADAMEESDEELKVWVKQIRDVAHDAEDVIDEFTLLQTHNNHVHQLYCTLDLLSCCVKNLKAYYRVAKELQSINTRIKEIFAVQKRLLPKLDAAANGSIFTSSGSTWHDRREDALLLDNTDVVGIDEPKNLLVSRLVKGDSGREVVSVTGMGGMGKTTLVKKVYDDVEVKKRFKPRAWITVSQSFEAQDLLRDIIRKLYSEFGRAVPEGVDGMNNNKLKERIKNLLQKRRYLIVLDDVWHTNVWETVKYAFPNGKLGSRVMITTRKSDVASTSCSESEGHIHEVKPLGAKESWSLFSRKAFRGKSCPSYLKSFCKDILKKCEGLPLAIVAISGVLATKDCRRIDEWDLICRSLGAEIHGNDKLEDLKKVLSLSFNDLPYNLKACFLCLSVFPEGHLIKHMKIIRVWIAERFVEAREGRTLEEVAEDYLKELLNRSLMLVGDTTSDGRVKTYRIHDLLREIIVSKSRDQNFAAIMKEHNTIWPDRVRRLSIHNVLQTVQQSRSFPQLRSLFMFGAVSRSSMHKNLSNGFRLLRVLDIEAAPIKTFPREIIDLFYLSYLSLRNTQVKVIPRSIGNLQNLETLDLKKTYVSELPVEILKLQKLRHLLVYHLKIESYAHFYSKFGFKVLSSIGDLLSLQKLCFIEANQGCGMTVRELAKLKQLRRLGIIKLRKEDGLALCLSLKSLTKLRSFSVNSAGENEIIDLQHLSSPPPFLERLYLTGRLEELPSWIPSLHSLVKLFLKWSQLKDDPMVLLQDLPNLVHLELLHTCDSDMLSFKGGGFKKLKVLGLDKFDKLSCVKVEKGAMPCLERLTIQRCKLLKRVPSGVENLTKLKSLQFFDMPYELISKLRPDGEGEDYGEVAHIPEVYSAYWRDGGWDVYPIESFKEIENSPSPAGTVRRSHKLRPLWKV